In one window of Lynx canadensis isolate LIC74 chromosome B3, mLynCan4.pri.v2, whole genome shotgun sequence DNA:
- the SEMA6D gene encoding semaphorin-6D isoform X1 yields the protein MRCFLLCAYMLLLMISQLRAVSFPEDDEPLNTVDYHYSRQYPVFRGRPSGNESQHRLDFQLMLKIRDTLYIAGRDQVYTVNLNEIPKTEVIPNKKLTWRSRQQDRENCAMKGKHKDECHNFIKVFVPRNDEMVFVCGTNAFNPMCRYYRLNTLEYDGEEISGLARCPFDARQTNVALFADGKLYSATVADFLASDAVIYRSMGDGSALRTIKYDSKWIKEPHFLHAIEYGNYVYFFFREIAVEHNNLGKAVYSRVARICKNDMGGSQRVLEKHWTSFLKARLNCSVPGDSFFYFDVLQSITDIIQINGIPTVVGVFTTQLNSIPGSAVCAFSMDDIEKVFKGRFKEQKTPDSVWTAVPEDKVPKPRPGCCAKHGLAEAYKTSIDFPDETLSFIKSHPLMDSAVPPIADEPWFTKTRIRYRLTAIAVDHSAGPHRNYTVIFVGSEAGVVLKVLAKTSPFSLNDSVLLEEIEAYNHAKCNAENEEDRKVISLQLDKDHHAVYVAFSSCVIRLPLSRCERYGSCKKSCIASRDPYCGWLSQGACGRVTPGMLLLTEDFFAFHNHSAGGYEQDTEYGNTAHLGDCHEILPTSTTPDYKIFGGPTSDMEVSSSSVTTMASIPEITPKVIDTWRPKLTSSRKFVVQDDPNTSDFTDPLSGIPKGVRWEVQSGESNQMVHMNVLITCVFAAFVLGAFIAGVAVYCYRDMFVRKNRKIHKDAESAQSCTDSSGSFAKLNGLFDSPVKEYQQNIDSPKLYSNLLTSRKELPPSGDTKSMVMDHRGQPPELAALPTPESTPVLHQKTLQAMKSHSDKAHGHGASRKETPQFFPSSPPPHSPLSHGHIPSAIVLPNATHDYNTSFSNSNAHKAEKKLQNIDHPLTKSSSKRDHRRSVDSRNTLNDLLKHLNDPNSNPKAIMGDIQMAHQTLMLDPVGPMSEVPPKVPNREASLYSPPSTLPRNSPTKRVDVPTTPGVPMTSLERQRGYHKNSSQRHSISAMPKNLNSPNGVLLSRQPSMNRGGYLPTSTGAKVDYIQGTPVSVHLQPSLSRQSSYTSNGTLPRTGLKRTPSLKPDVPPKPSFVPQTTSVRPLNKYTY from the exons ATGAGGTGCTTCTTGCTCTGTGCCTACATGCTGCTCCTGATGATTTCCCAGCTGAGGGCAGTCAGCTTTCCCGAAGATGATGAACCCCTTAATACAGTCGACTATCACT ATTCAAGGCAATATCCGGTTTTTAGAGGACGCCCTTCGGGCAATGAATCCCAGCACAGGCTGGACTTTCAGCTGATGTTGAAAATTCGAGACACACTTTATATTGCTGGCAG GGATCAAGTTTATACGGTAAACTTAAATGAAATCCCCAAAACAGAAGTCATACCAAACAAG AAACTGACGTGGCGGTCAAGACAACAGGACCGAGAAAACTGTGCCATGAAAGGCAAACATAAA GATGAATGCCACAACTTTATTAAGGTATTTGTCCCAAGAAATGACGAGATGGTTTTTGTATGTGGTACCAATGCATTCAATCCCATGTGTAGATACTATAGG ttgaATACCTTAGAGTATGACGGGGAGGAAATTAGTGGCCTGGCAAGATGCCCATTTGATGCCAGACAAACCAATGTCGCCCTTTTTGCTG ATGGGAAGCTATATTCTGCCACGGTGGCTGACTTCTTGGCCAGTGATGCTGTTATTTATCGAAGCATGGGGGATGGATCTGCCCTTCGCACAATAAAATATGATTCCAAATGGATAAAAG aGCCACATTTTCTTCATGCCATAGAATATGGAAACtatgtgtatttcttctttcgAGAAATTGCTGTGGAACATAATAATTTAGGCAAG GCTGTCTATTCCCGTGTGGCCCGCATATGTAAAAATGACATGGGTGGCTCCCAGCGGGTCCTGGAGAAACACTGGACTTCATTTCTGAAGGCTCGGCTTAACTGTTCTGTCCCCGGAGATTCCTTTTTCTACTTTGATGTCCTGCAGTCTATCACAGACATAATACAAATCAATGGCATCCCCACTGTGGTCGGGGTGTTTACCACACAGCTCAACAG CATTCCTGGTTCTGCAGTGTGTGCATTTAGCATGGATGACATTGAAAAAGTATTCAAAGGACGgtttaaagaacagaaaacccCAGATTCTGTTTGGACAGCAGTCCCTGAAGACAAAGTACCAAAGCCaag GCCTGGCTGTTGTGCAAAGCATGGCCTTGCTGAAGCCTATAAAACCTCCATCGATTTCCCTGATGAAACCCTGTCGTTCATCAAATCCCACCCGCTAATGGACTCTGCCGTCCCACCCATCGCCGATGAGCCCTGGTTCACAAAGACTCGGATCAG GTACAGACTGACGGCCATCGCTGTTGACCATTCTGCTGGGCCCCACCGGAACTATACAGTCATCTTTGTTGGCTCTGAAGCTGGCGTGGTGCTTAAAGTTTTGGCAAAGACCAGTCCTTTCTCTTTGAATGACAGCGTATTACTGGAAGAGATTGAAGCGTACAACCACGCAAA GTGTAATGCTGAGAATGAGGAGGACAGAAAGGTCATCTCATTACAGTTGGATAAAGATCATCATGCTGTGTATGTGGCATTCTCTAGCTGCGTTATTCGCCTCCCCCTCAGTCGCTGTGAGCGTTATGGATCCTGTAAAAA gTCTTGTATTGCATCTCGGGACCCATACTGTGGCTGGTTAAGCCAGGGGGCTTGTGGCAGAGTGACCCCAGGGATGCT GCTGTTAACCGAAGACTTCTTTGCTTTCCATAACCACAGTGCTGGAGGATATGAACAAGACACAGAATATGGCAACACGGCCCACCTAGGGGACTGCCACG aaattttgcCTACTTCAACTACACCAGATTACAAAATATTTGGCGGTCCAACATctg ACATGGAGGTATCTTCATCATCTGTTACCACAATGGCAAGTATCCCAGAAATTACACCTAAAGTGATTGATACCTGGAGACCTAAACTGACGAGCTCCCGGAAATTTGTAGTTCAAGATGACCCAAACACTTCTGATTTTACTGATCCTTTATCAGGTATCCCAAAGG GTGTACGATGGGAAGTCCAGTCTGGAGAGTCCAACCAGATGGTCCACATGAATGTCCTCATCACCTGTGTCTTTGCCGCTTTTGTTTTGGGTGCGTTCATTGCAGGGGTGGCAGTATACTGCTATCGCGACATGTTCGTTCGGAAAAACAGAAAGATTCATAAAGATGCAGAATCTGCCCAGTCGTGCACAGACTCCAGTGGAAGTTTTGCCAAACTGAATGGTCTCTTTGACAGCCCAGTCAAGGAATATCAACAGAATATTGATTCTCCCAAATTGTATAGTAACCTGTTGACCAGTCGGAAAGAGCTGCCACCCAGTGGAGATACCAAATCCATGGTAATGGACCATCGGGGCCAACCTCCCGAACTGGCTGCTCTCCCCACGCCTGAGTCTACACCTGTGCTTCACCAGAAGACCCTGCAGGCCATGAAGAGCCACTCAGACAAGGCCCACGGCCATGGGGCTTCAAGGAAAGAAACCCCCCAGTTTTTTCCTTCTAGTCCACCACCCCATTCCCCATTAAGTCATGGGCATATCCCCAGTGCCATTGTTCTTCCTAATGCCACTCATGACTACAACACATCTTTCTCAAACTCCAATGCACACAAAGCTGAAAAGAAGCTTCAGAACATTGACCACCCGCTTACAAAGTCATCCAGCAAAAGAGATCACCGGCGTTCTGTGGATTCCAGAAATACCCTCAATGATCTCCTGAAGCATCTAAATGACCCAAATAGCAACCCCAAAGCCATCAtgggagacatccagatggcccaccaGACCCTAATGCTGGATCCTGTGGGACCTATGTCTGAGGTCCCACCCAAGGTCCCTAACCGGGAAGCATCGCTGTACTCTCCTCCTTCAACTCTCCCCAGAAACAGCCCAACCAAGCGAGTGGACGTCCCCACCACTCCTGGAGTCCCAATGACTTCTCTGGAAAGACAAAGGGGTTATCACAAAAATTCCTCCCAGAGGCACTCTATATCTGCTATGCCTAAAAACTTAAACTCACCAAATGGTGTTTTGTTATCTAGACAGCCGAGTATGAACCGTGGAGGGTACCTGCCCACCTCCACAGGGGCAAAGGTGGACTATATTCAGGGAACACCAGTGAGTGTTCATCTGCAGCCTTCCCTCTCCAGACAGAGCAGCTATACCAGTAATGGCACCCTTCCTAGGACGGGACTAAAGAGGACACCGTCCTTAAAACCTGATGTGCCACCAAAGCCTTCCTTTGTTCCTCAAACCACGTCTGTCAGACCACTGAACAAATACACTTACTAG
- the SEMA6D gene encoding semaphorin-6D isoform X7: MRCFLLCAYMLLLMISQLRAVSFPEDDEPLNTVDYHYSRQYPVFRGRPSGNESQHRLDFQLMLKIRDTLYIAGRDQVYTVNLNEIPKTEVIPNKKLTWRSRQQDRENCAMKGKHKDECHNFIKVFVPRNDEMVFVCGTNAFNPMCRYYRLNTLEYDGEEISGLARCPFDARQTNVALFADGKLYSATVADFLASDAVIYRSMGDGSALRTIKYDSKWIKEPHFLHAIEYGNYVYFFFREIAVEHNNLGKAVYSRVARICKNDMGGSQRVLEKHWTSFLKARLNCSVPGDSFFYFDVLQSITDIIQINGIPTVVGVFTTQLNSIPGSAVCAFSMDDIEKVFKGRFKEQKTPDSVWTAVPEDKVPKPRPGCCAKHGLAEAYKTSIDFPDETLSFIKSHPLMDSAVPPIADEPWFTKTRIRYRLTAIAVDHSAGPHRNYTVIFVGSEAGVVLKVLAKTSPFSLNDSVLLEEIEAYNHAKCNAENEEDRKVISLQLDKDHHAVYVAFSSCVIRLPLSRCERYGSCKKSCIASRDPYCGWLSQGACGRVTPGMLAGGYEQDTEYGNTAHLGDCHEILPTSTTPDYKIFGGPTSGVRWEVQSGESNQMVHMNVLITCVFAAFVLGAFIAGVAVYCYRDMFVRKNRKIHKDAESAQSCTDSSGSFAKLNGLFDSPVKEYQQNIDSPKLYSNLLTSRKELPPSGDTKSMVMDHRGQPPELAALPTPESTPVLHQKTLQAMKSHSDKAHGHGASRKETPQFFPSSPPPHSPLSHGHIPSAIVLPNATHDYNTSFSNSNAHKAEKKLQNIDHPLTKSSSKRDHRRSVDSRNTLNDLLKHLNDPNSNPKAIMGDIQMAHQTLMLDPVGPMSEVPPKVPNREASLYSPPSTLPRNSPTKRVDVPTTPGVPMTSLERQRGYHKNSSQRHSISAMPKNLNSPNGVLLSRQPSMNRGGYLPTSTGAKVDYIQGTPVSVHLQPSLSRQSSYTSNGTLPRTGLKRTPSLKPDVPPKPSFVPQTTSVRPLNKYTY; the protein is encoded by the exons ATGAGGTGCTTCTTGCTCTGTGCCTACATGCTGCTCCTGATGATTTCCCAGCTGAGGGCAGTCAGCTTTCCCGAAGATGATGAACCCCTTAATACAGTCGACTATCACT ATTCAAGGCAATATCCGGTTTTTAGAGGACGCCCTTCGGGCAATGAATCCCAGCACAGGCTGGACTTTCAGCTGATGTTGAAAATTCGAGACACACTTTATATTGCTGGCAG GGATCAAGTTTATACGGTAAACTTAAATGAAATCCCCAAAACAGAAGTCATACCAAACAAG AAACTGACGTGGCGGTCAAGACAACAGGACCGAGAAAACTGTGCCATGAAAGGCAAACATAAA GATGAATGCCACAACTTTATTAAGGTATTTGTCCCAAGAAATGACGAGATGGTTTTTGTATGTGGTACCAATGCATTCAATCCCATGTGTAGATACTATAGG ttgaATACCTTAGAGTATGACGGGGAGGAAATTAGTGGCCTGGCAAGATGCCCATTTGATGCCAGACAAACCAATGTCGCCCTTTTTGCTG ATGGGAAGCTATATTCTGCCACGGTGGCTGACTTCTTGGCCAGTGATGCTGTTATTTATCGAAGCATGGGGGATGGATCTGCCCTTCGCACAATAAAATATGATTCCAAATGGATAAAAG aGCCACATTTTCTTCATGCCATAGAATATGGAAACtatgtgtatttcttctttcgAGAAATTGCTGTGGAACATAATAATTTAGGCAAG GCTGTCTATTCCCGTGTGGCCCGCATATGTAAAAATGACATGGGTGGCTCCCAGCGGGTCCTGGAGAAACACTGGACTTCATTTCTGAAGGCTCGGCTTAACTGTTCTGTCCCCGGAGATTCCTTTTTCTACTTTGATGTCCTGCAGTCTATCACAGACATAATACAAATCAATGGCATCCCCACTGTGGTCGGGGTGTTTACCACACAGCTCAACAG CATTCCTGGTTCTGCAGTGTGTGCATTTAGCATGGATGACATTGAAAAAGTATTCAAAGGACGgtttaaagaacagaaaacccCAGATTCTGTTTGGACAGCAGTCCCTGAAGACAAAGTACCAAAGCCaag GCCTGGCTGTTGTGCAAAGCATGGCCTTGCTGAAGCCTATAAAACCTCCATCGATTTCCCTGATGAAACCCTGTCGTTCATCAAATCCCACCCGCTAATGGACTCTGCCGTCCCACCCATCGCCGATGAGCCCTGGTTCACAAAGACTCGGATCAG GTACAGACTGACGGCCATCGCTGTTGACCATTCTGCTGGGCCCCACCGGAACTATACAGTCATCTTTGTTGGCTCTGAAGCTGGCGTGGTGCTTAAAGTTTTGGCAAAGACCAGTCCTTTCTCTTTGAATGACAGCGTATTACTGGAAGAGATTGAAGCGTACAACCACGCAAA GTGTAATGCTGAGAATGAGGAGGACAGAAAGGTCATCTCATTACAGTTGGATAAAGATCATCATGCTGTGTATGTGGCATTCTCTAGCTGCGTTATTCGCCTCCCCCTCAGTCGCTGTGAGCGTTATGGATCCTGTAAAAA gTCTTGTATTGCATCTCGGGACCCATACTGTGGCTGGTTAAGCCAGGGGGCTTGTGGCAGAGTGACCCCAGGGATGCT TGCTGGAGGATATGAACAAGACACAGAATATGGCAACACGGCCCACCTAGGGGACTGCCACG aaattttgcCTACTTCAACTACACCAGATTACAAAATATTTGGCGGTCCAACATctg GTGTACGATGGGAAGTCCAGTCTGGAGAGTCCAACCAGATGGTCCACATGAATGTCCTCATCACCTGTGTCTTTGCCGCTTTTGTTTTGGGTGCGTTCATTGCAGGGGTGGCAGTATACTGCTATCGCGACATGTTCGTTCGGAAAAACAGAAAGATTCATAAAGATGCAGAATCTGCCCAGTCGTGCACAGACTCCAGTGGAAGTTTTGCCAAACTGAATGGTCTCTTTGACAGCCCAGTCAAGGAATATCAACAGAATATTGATTCTCCCAAATTGTATAGTAACCTGTTGACCAGTCGGAAAGAGCTGCCACCCAGTGGAGATACCAAATCCATGGTAATGGACCATCGGGGCCAACCTCCCGAACTGGCTGCTCTCCCCACGCCTGAGTCTACACCTGTGCTTCACCAGAAGACCCTGCAGGCCATGAAGAGCCACTCAGACAAGGCCCACGGCCATGGGGCTTCAAGGAAAGAAACCCCCCAGTTTTTTCCTTCTAGTCCACCACCCCATTCCCCATTAAGTCATGGGCATATCCCCAGTGCCATTGTTCTTCCTAATGCCACTCATGACTACAACACATCTTTCTCAAACTCCAATGCACACAAAGCTGAAAAGAAGCTTCAGAACATTGACCACCCGCTTACAAAGTCATCCAGCAAAAGAGATCACCGGCGTTCTGTGGATTCCAGAAATACCCTCAATGATCTCCTGAAGCATCTAAATGACCCAAATAGCAACCCCAAAGCCATCAtgggagacatccagatggcccaccaGACCCTAATGCTGGATCCTGTGGGACCTATGTCTGAGGTCCCACCCAAGGTCCCTAACCGGGAAGCATCGCTGTACTCTCCTCCTTCAACTCTCCCCAGAAACAGCCCAACCAAGCGAGTGGACGTCCCCACCACTCCTGGAGTCCCAATGACTTCTCTGGAAAGACAAAGGGGTTATCACAAAAATTCCTCCCAGAGGCACTCTATATCTGCTATGCCTAAAAACTTAAACTCACCAAATGGTGTTTTGTTATCTAGACAGCCGAGTATGAACCGTGGAGGGTACCTGCCCACCTCCACAGGGGCAAAGGTGGACTATATTCAGGGAACACCAGTGAGTGTTCATCTGCAGCCTTCCCTCTCCAGACAGAGCAGCTATACCAGTAATGGCACCCTTCCTAGGACGGGACTAAAGAGGACACCGTCCTTAAAACCTGATGTGCCACCAAAGCCTTCCTTTGTTCCTCAAACCACGTCTGTCAGACCACTGAACAAATACACTTACTAG
- the SEMA6D gene encoding semaphorin-6D isoform X5 produces MRCFLLCAYMLLLMISQLRAVSFPEDDEPLNTVDYHYSRQYPVFRGRPSGNESQHRLDFQLMLKIRDTLYIAGRDQVYTVNLNEIPKTEVIPNKKLTWRSRQQDRENCAMKGKHKDECHNFIKVFVPRNDEMVFVCGTNAFNPMCRYYRLNTLEYDGEEISGLARCPFDARQTNVALFADGKLYSATVADFLASDAVIYRSMGDGSALRTIKYDSKWIKEPHFLHAIEYGNYVYFFFREIAVEHNNLGKAVYSRVARICKNDMGGSQRVLEKHWTSFLKARLNCSVPGDSFFYFDVLQSITDIIQINGIPTVVGVFTTQLNSIPGSAVCAFSMDDIEKVFKGRFKEQKTPDSVWTAVPEDKVPKPRPGCCAKHGLAEAYKTSIDFPDETLSFIKSHPLMDSAVPPIADEPWFTKTRIRYRLTAIAVDHSAGPHRNYTVIFVGSEAGVVLKVLAKTSPFSLNDSVLLEEIEAYNHAKCNAENEEDRKVISLQLDKDHHAVYVAFSSCVIRLPLSRCERYGSCKKSCIASRDPYCGWLSQGACGRVTPGMLAGGYEQDTEYGNTAHLGDCHDMEVSSSSVTTMASIPEITPKVIDTWRPKLTSSRKFVVQDDPNTSDFTDPLSGIPKGVRWEVQSGESNQMVHMNVLITCVFAAFVLGAFIAGVAVYCYRDMFVRKNRKIHKDAESAQSCTDSSGSFAKLNGLFDSPVKEYQQNIDSPKLYSNLLTSRKELPPSGDTKSMVMDHRGQPPELAALPTPESTPVLHQKTLQAMKSHSDKAHGHGASRKETPQFFPSSPPPHSPLSHGHIPSAIVLPNATHDYNTSFSNSNAHKAEKKLQNIDHPLTKSSSKRDHRRSVDSRNTLNDLLKHLNDPNSNPKAIMGDIQMAHQTLMLDPVGPMSEVPPKVPNREASLYSPPSTLPRNSPTKRVDVPTTPGVPMTSLERQRGYHKNSSQRHSISAMPKNLNSPNGVLLSRQPSMNRGGYLPTSTGAKVDYIQGTPVSVHLQPSLSRQSSYTSNGTLPRTGLKRTPSLKPDVPPKPSFVPQTTSVRPLNKYTY; encoded by the exons ATGAGGTGCTTCTTGCTCTGTGCCTACATGCTGCTCCTGATGATTTCCCAGCTGAGGGCAGTCAGCTTTCCCGAAGATGATGAACCCCTTAATACAGTCGACTATCACT ATTCAAGGCAATATCCGGTTTTTAGAGGACGCCCTTCGGGCAATGAATCCCAGCACAGGCTGGACTTTCAGCTGATGTTGAAAATTCGAGACACACTTTATATTGCTGGCAG GGATCAAGTTTATACGGTAAACTTAAATGAAATCCCCAAAACAGAAGTCATACCAAACAAG AAACTGACGTGGCGGTCAAGACAACAGGACCGAGAAAACTGTGCCATGAAAGGCAAACATAAA GATGAATGCCACAACTTTATTAAGGTATTTGTCCCAAGAAATGACGAGATGGTTTTTGTATGTGGTACCAATGCATTCAATCCCATGTGTAGATACTATAGG ttgaATACCTTAGAGTATGACGGGGAGGAAATTAGTGGCCTGGCAAGATGCCCATTTGATGCCAGACAAACCAATGTCGCCCTTTTTGCTG ATGGGAAGCTATATTCTGCCACGGTGGCTGACTTCTTGGCCAGTGATGCTGTTATTTATCGAAGCATGGGGGATGGATCTGCCCTTCGCACAATAAAATATGATTCCAAATGGATAAAAG aGCCACATTTTCTTCATGCCATAGAATATGGAAACtatgtgtatttcttctttcgAGAAATTGCTGTGGAACATAATAATTTAGGCAAG GCTGTCTATTCCCGTGTGGCCCGCATATGTAAAAATGACATGGGTGGCTCCCAGCGGGTCCTGGAGAAACACTGGACTTCATTTCTGAAGGCTCGGCTTAACTGTTCTGTCCCCGGAGATTCCTTTTTCTACTTTGATGTCCTGCAGTCTATCACAGACATAATACAAATCAATGGCATCCCCACTGTGGTCGGGGTGTTTACCACACAGCTCAACAG CATTCCTGGTTCTGCAGTGTGTGCATTTAGCATGGATGACATTGAAAAAGTATTCAAAGGACGgtttaaagaacagaaaacccCAGATTCTGTTTGGACAGCAGTCCCTGAAGACAAAGTACCAAAGCCaag GCCTGGCTGTTGTGCAAAGCATGGCCTTGCTGAAGCCTATAAAACCTCCATCGATTTCCCTGATGAAACCCTGTCGTTCATCAAATCCCACCCGCTAATGGACTCTGCCGTCCCACCCATCGCCGATGAGCCCTGGTTCACAAAGACTCGGATCAG GTACAGACTGACGGCCATCGCTGTTGACCATTCTGCTGGGCCCCACCGGAACTATACAGTCATCTTTGTTGGCTCTGAAGCTGGCGTGGTGCTTAAAGTTTTGGCAAAGACCAGTCCTTTCTCTTTGAATGACAGCGTATTACTGGAAGAGATTGAAGCGTACAACCACGCAAA GTGTAATGCTGAGAATGAGGAGGACAGAAAGGTCATCTCATTACAGTTGGATAAAGATCATCATGCTGTGTATGTGGCATTCTCTAGCTGCGTTATTCGCCTCCCCCTCAGTCGCTGTGAGCGTTATGGATCCTGTAAAAA gTCTTGTATTGCATCTCGGGACCCATACTGTGGCTGGTTAAGCCAGGGGGCTTGTGGCAGAGTGACCCCAGGGATGCT TGCTGGAGGATATGAACAAGACACAGAATATGGCAACACGGCCCACCTAGGGGACTGCCACG ACATGGAGGTATCTTCATCATCTGTTACCACAATGGCAAGTATCCCAGAAATTACACCTAAAGTGATTGATACCTGGAGACCTAAACTGACGAGCTCCCGGAAATTTGTAGTTCAAGATGACCCAAACACTTCTGATTTTACTGATCCTTTATCAGGTATCCCAAAGG GTGTACGATGGGAAGTCCAGTCTGGAGAGTCCAACCAGATGGTCCACATGAATGTCCTCATCACCTGTGTCTTTGCCGCTTTTGTTTTGGGTGCGTTCATTGCAGGGGTGGCAGTATACTGCTATCGCGACATGTTCGTTCGGAAAAACAGAAAGATTCATAAAGATGCAGAATCTGCCCAGTCGTGCACAGACTCCAGTGGAAGTTTTGCCAAACTGAATGGTCTCTTTGACAGCCCAGTCAAGGAATATCAACAGAATATTGATTCTCCCAAATTGTATAGTAACCTGTTGACCAGTCGGAAAGAGCTGCCACCCAGTGGAGATACCAAATCCATGGTAATGGACCATCGGGGCCAACCTCCCGAACTGGCTGCTCTCCCCACGCCTGAGTCTACACCTGTGCTTCACCAGAAGACCCTGCAGGCCATGAAGAGCCACTCAGACAAGGCCCACGGCCATGGGGCTTCAAGGAAAGAAACCCCCCAGTTTTTTCCTTCTAGTCCACCACCCCATTCCCCATTAAGTCATGGGCATATCCCCAGTGCCATTGTTCTTCCTAATGCCACTCATGACTACAACACATCTTTCTCAAACTCCAATGCACACAAAGCTGAAAAGAAGCTTCAGAACATTGACCACCCGCTTACAAAGTCATCCAGCAAAAGAGATCACCGGCGTTCTGTGGATTCCAGAAATACCCTCAATGATCTCCTGAAGCATCTAAATGACCCAAATAGCAACCCCAAAGCCATCAtgggagacatccagatggcccaccaGACCCTAATGCTGGATCCTGTGGGACCTATGTCTGAGGTCCCACCCAAGGTCCCTAACCGGGAAGCATCGCTGTACTCTCCTCCTTCAACTCTCCCCAGAAACAGCCCAACCAAGCGAGTGGACGTCCCCACCACTCCTGGAGTCCCAATGACTTCTCTGGAAAGACAAAGGGGTTATCACAAAAATTCCTCCCAGAGGCACTCTATATCTGCTATGCCTAAAAACTTAAACTCACCAAATGGTGTTTTGTTATCTAGACAGCCGAGTATGAACCGTGGAGGGTACCTGCCCACCTCCACAGGGGCAAAGGTGGACTATATTCAGGGAACACCAGTGAGTGTTCATCTGCAGCCTTCCCTCTCCAGACAGAGCAGCTATACCAGTAATGGCACCCTTCCTAGGACGGGACTAAAGAGGACACCGTCCTTAAAACCTGATGTGCCACCAAAGCCTTCCTTTGTTCCTCAAACCACGTCTGTCAGACCACTGAACAAATACACTTACTAG